The sequence GGCGTGCGGGGCGTCCGCAGGTACGCCGGCAGCGGCGCGGTGACCCCGGCGTCCGGCTCGGGTGGCCCGGCGGTCAGTCGCAGCGGCAGCACGCCGGCCCAGTGCGGCAGGTGCAGGTCGGCCTCGTCCTCGCGCACTCCGCCGGTGCGGGCCCGGACGGACACCTCACGCAGTGGCAGCGCCAGTACGGCGGTCTCGGCCAACTCGCGACGACTGGGCGGACGGGTGGCGGCGCTGCGTCCCGCACCGACCTTCTCGACCAGCGCGGTGAGCATGGCGAGCTTCTCCCGCTCGTCGGTGACGAGCCGGGCGGTGCCGTGCGCGACGACCGAGCGGTAGTTGGCGCTGTGGTGGAACTGGGAGCGGGCGTAGACCAGCCCGTCGAGCAGAGTCACCGCGACACAGACCGGCAGCCCGTCGTCACCCCGGGCGGCGAGAAGCGGCCGACTGCCGGTGGAGCCGTGCAGGTAGAGCGTGTCACCGATGCGGACGTGCAGGGTGGGAAGCACCCGTGGCTGGCCGTCGACCGTGAAGCTGAGCGCGCAGTCGTACGCCTCGTCGAGCACGGCGTGGGCGGCGTCCTGGTCGTAGCTCATCTTGTCGCGGGAACGGTGGGGTGTGGTCCGGGCGGTGGGTGGATACATGCGCGCGCCCCTTTGTTCTAGTACAATCTCTTAATTGTGTCAGCACACTATCAGCTCACCGGTACGACAGCCGTCGAGATTTCGGCCAGCATCGAGTCGGGCATCCGGACCGGCGCTCTGTCACCCGGGGCCGCCCTGCCGCCCGTGCGGGCTCTCGCCGCCGAGCTGGGCGTCAGCCCCGCCACCGTCGCCCGCGCCTACCAGGAGCTGCGCCAGCGCGGCCTGCTCGCCACCGCCGGTCGGCACGGCACCCGGGTACGCCCCCGCCCGCCGGTGGCCGCCCGCCGCTCCGCGCTGCGCCCCCCACCGTTGCCCGGCGCCCGAGACCTGTCCCGGGGTGAACCCGACCCCCGGCTGCTTCCCCCGCTGGGCCCGCACCTGGCGGCGCTCGCCGCCAACGACGGCCCGTCGGTCGGCTACTCCGACGCCGGAGTGCTGCCCGAACTGGCCGAGGCGGCCCGCACCCGGCTGCGCGCCGACGGAGTACCGGCCGGTGAGCTGACCCTCACCGGCGGTGCGCTGGACGGCATCGAACGGCTGCTCGGCGCCCACCTGCGCCCCGGCGACGCGGTGGCGGTCGAGGACCCGGGCTGGGCCAACCTCCTCGACCTGGTCGCCGCGCTGGGGTTGCGCCCGATCGGCGTACCGGTGGACGACGAGGGCCCACTGGTCGCCGGGGTGGCCGCGGCGCTCGCCGCCGGAGCGCGGGCGCTGATCGTCACCAGCCG comes from Micromonospora vinacea and encodes:
- a CDS encoding bifunctional pyridoxamine 5'-phosphate oxidase family protein/GNAT family N-acetyltransferase, which codes for MYPPTARTTPHRSRDKMSYDQDAAHAVLDEAYDCALSFTVDGQPRVLPTLHVRIGDTLYLHGSTGSRPLLAARGDDGLPVCVAVTLLDGLVYARSQFHHSANYRSVVAHGTARLVTDEREKLAMLTALVEKVGAGRSAATRPPSRRELAETAVLALPLREVSVRARTGGVREDEADLHLPHWAGVLPLRLTAGPPEPDAGVTAPLPAYLRTPRTPWHDPVPLHGEHVRLEPLEMAHTDELHAATADPEVWRHLSVAPPTAPAETAEVIGTALAAQHRGERVAWVQRCAATGAVVGSTSYYDIDPERRAVAIGHTFLGRPWWRTGINTEAKLLLLSRAFDDLGAVRVAWHTDIRNVRSQAAIERLGATREGVLRMHRQRPDGSWRDTVQYAMTVDEWPNAQARLRERLLRTAPVA
- a CDS encoding aminotransferase class I/II-fold pyridoxal phosphate-dependent enzyme codes for the protein MSAHYQLTGTTAVEISASIESGIRTGALSPGAALPPVRALAAELGVSPATVARAYQELRQRGLLATAGRHGTRVRPRPPVAARRSALRPPPLPGARDLSRGEPDPRLLPPLGPHLAALAANDGPSVGYSDAGVLPELAEAARTRLRADGVPAGELTLTGGALDGIERLLGAHLRPGDAVAVEDPGWANLLDLVAALGLRPIGVPVDDEGPLVAGVAAALAAGARALIVTSRAQNPTGAAVSAARAEALRTLLAGRPDLLLIEDDHAAELARVPLHPLAGATESWAFVRSVSKPFGPDLRLAVLVGDETTVARVSGRTRVGAGWVSTVLQRLVLSLWRDPAVTGLVERAARSYEQRREGLLAALAEHGLTAHGRSGINVWLPVADETSTVTALRDAGWAVAPGALYRIAAPPALRITVSSLDPTDLAPLAAALAQAENPPPSRGFPT